CTTTCAACCATCCCAGCAGTAACAAATTCTTGATAGGGTTCATTGGCATAACTATGGGCTAATGTGTCATCGGGTAAGCGCTGCTCTATTTTGCTAAAAATATCGGCGTAATGGCTGGGGTTAATCATTGGTGTCGGGATCCATACTCCATACTTTTTGCCTAACGCATGATTAGGTATAGGCTTCACCTTTTCCCCCATTTTCATAAATGTTGCAATGCGTAATTTATTTTCCGTAATGTTCTCTTTGGTTTCGGAGGGAATTAAACTGGCGTGTTGCAAAATATTGTCAAAATCCCGCCTTGACTGTGCCCAGCGCAGTATATGCAATATGGCACGCTTGCGTTGACTAAACACCGCCATCGCCTCACCACTGGCTTGTGCGTGGCTGGCAGGGCTCATATAGTCATCCCAAAAATTATGCTCGAGTAAGGAAGCAATGGCGGCACCTTTGGTTTCAGGGGGGCAATATTTTAAAAATTCACCTTTAGTTTTGACGATAGTTTCCATCAAATTAACGCGTTTATTCTTATTTTCCCATGAGAGTTCCAATTCATCTCTTATACTTTGAAGATTGATATAGGCAATGTTGACTAACTCCATACCAACTAATAAGGGTAACGAGCAAATAGCATAAAAATGTTCAGGTCTGATCATTTTTACCAGCTTTTCATAATCCATATTTTTTAGCATATAACCAAAACAGGGCATAAAATCCCGCATAATTCTATCTGTATTGATTTCAAAAGAGGTACTGCCTTTGGCTCCCGCCCCCCAGCAAAGCCCCCCTTGAACGGTGACGAGGATTTTGCCGTTAAAGTAAGTAAAGGCGAATGTCCCCGATGCCCCCGCGCCGAGTAGCCCCTCAATGCCCGCACTTAGCTCACCTAAGGTGGCAAAGCCGTCGTTTTCTGTGGCGGGTTTTTCCGGGTTACGCCACAGCAGTTCGCCAGACATTTTTGCCCCCACTTTGATCCCTGCGAACACTTCCCCTTGAGCCACAACGCCAAGGTCATTGGCTTGTTTTGTGATATCAATCCCTTTGATTTCATTAAGGTCTTTCGGTTCATCAACCGCGGTTTTTGACGGTATACCCATAATGCCATTTTGTGAAAAATTGGCACTGCCTTGCAGCCCAACACTGGCGCCTATATGGCCGCTAAGGGATAGAACAAGGTCAAAGCGTAACGCCCCCATTAGGGCGAGCTCATTGGCGCCTTGTTTCGGGTAGCGAATTTGAATACCTTGGCGGCAAGGCAAATGCACTTTCCCTTGTGTTTGGGCTTCCGCTAAGGCTAAGTTAGCATACAGCGCCACTTTGGCACTGGCTTTGGGGTTGGAGGCATCCCCAAGATTGCCTTTGGTTAATTCGAGGTCGCCACTGCCACCAAAACTAAAACGCATTAATTGGGCGTTTTTATCAAAAGAAGCATATTTGCCGCGATAAGGCGGGGTTTCATTTAAGCTCTCATTGATGTTTTCAGCCCAGTGATATAAGCCACTGACCCAGTTATCATCATTTTTATAATTTTCAAAAATACTGTAATTTTTATTTTCAATTTCAAAGAGTTGGTATTTTAACGTGGGGGCAATTTCAGACAGTTGTTTTTTCAGCTCTTGCGTATCAATTTTTTTAACGGTGATTTCTTCATTCGTTTCATTGTTTTTAACCGTTTCGGTTTTAACCAATGTGCTGGTTTCGCTTTTAATATCCTCTGTGCCTAACTTATGGACAATATGGCGCTCGCCGAGTTTGTTTGAGCGAATATAGCTGTATTTGAATTCGCCGCCTTTTTTTAACCGGATTAATTCCAAAATACTGTTGTCGAAACCGGTTGAATTTGAATCCAAAGAGGTGGTTAGAATTTCTTCACCTTGGGCGTCTTCTGGGATTGCATTAAGTTCTTTAATGATGGTATTCAGTTCTTCAGAGGCCACATCATAGTCTTGGTAGAGCGCTAAGAGCTCGTGCTGATAATTCTGAGGGTTTCTTTCCCTCAGCCTTAGGGGATATTTATCATTGAGTTCATCAATTTTAAACTGTAGCACGCGCTTTTTGATGACGAGGTCGCAAAGGTATTGGCTTTCCCTTTCGAGTTCATCATTGGGCACTTCAATCAGTTCATGGGTATTTGGGTGGTAATACAAGACAGGCCCACAGGTTGAAAAGGCATCGGTGCTGCCGGTTCCGCAATTGGTTTTTGATGTGGTTTGGTTTTTGGTATTTGACATAACTCGGCCTTGTTAACGGTAGATTTTTATCGAGATTTTTTGCGTCTTCTACGTATATCGATCGGGGAGAATATAGATCAGTTTATTTAACCAGTCATGATATGCGAATAATATGCGGTGATTTATTTTGGATGGTTTTTTTGTGATAATATTGTTTTATTTATCAGTGCATTGAGTGGTTTTTTTGAAGTGTTAATGGCTGTTTTTGGATAAGGAATATAAAGTGTAACATAACATTTCAGTGCGTTTTTTAGAGAGATAGATAAATAAAATTACTTATAAATTGTGGATGTGTGCATTTATTAGCCTATTTGCGATGATGTTGTGTAAAGTCGATAACGATAGGCCAAATGGGTGAAGTTTTAGCGTGAACTTACACCAGCAAAAGCGGATAGAAAGGCGATGGCCTTATGGGAACCTATGCCTGAAAAAAACTAATTATATCAATTTTTCGCATTAGTTTTTCTAATTCAATGATCTTTTGATTAATTTAATCATCCACGTGTTCAGGGGGGGATTTGGTGATATTTTGAGCTAAATAAGCAGTGTTAGGCTGTTTTTGAGTGATCATTCTCAATTATTTAACAAAATTCACTGGTAAAAGTAAGGGGGAATCAGTAATACAGAAGGGAGGTCGCCCTATTTTTTTTTATAGGATCAAAAGACAAATAATGGTAGGTTTTTTAACAGAAGTTATCGTTTGCGTCAGGTTAAAAATGCCCATTTAATGATTACCAATTGGTATTTTTAACCCGTAAACATTCCAAAATATCTTAATCGAACAAAGAGGGTATTCATGGTAAAGCAGACAACACTGTATGACGAGCATATTGCTTGTGGTGCAAAGATGGTGGATTTTCATGGTTGGATGATGCCATTGCATTATGGTTCGCAAATTAATGAACATAATATTGTTCGAACGGATGCAGGGATGTTTGATGTTTCCCACATGACCATTGTCGATTTGCATGGTAGTGGCTGCCGTGACTTCCTACGTTACCTCTTAGCGAATGATATCAATAAACTCACTGAGCAAGGTAAAGCACTGTATACCGGTATGTTGAATGCATCAGGTGGTGTGATTGATGACCTGATTGTGTATTACTTTGCTGATGATTTTTACCGTCTTGTGGTTAATTCGGCAACGCGGGAAAAAGACCTTGCATGGATTGAACAGCACGCTTCAGGTTATGCCGTTGAAATTCAAGTGCGTGATGATTTAGCCCTGCTTGCTGTTCAAGGCCCTAAAGCACCAGAAAAAGTCCATTCATTATTGACTCCAGAACAAAATCAAGCCATTGACGGCATGAAGCCATTTTATGGAGTTCAAACGGGCGATTTGTTTATCGCCACAACAGGGTATACCGGCGAAAAAGGCTATGAAATTGCAATGCCAAAAGAGCAAGTTATTGATTTTTGGCATAAATTATTGAAAGCAGGCGTCCACCCTGCTGGGTTAGGTGCTCGTGATACGTTGCGTTTAGAAGCGGGAATGAACCTATACGGTCAAGATATGGATGAAAGTATTTCTCCCCTTGCAGCCAATATGGGTTGGACTATTGCGTGGAAACCTGAAGACCGCCAGTTTATCGGCCGTGAAGCTCTCGAAAAGTTACGTGAACAAGGAACTGAAAAACTTGTCGGTATTGTGATGCGTGATAAGGGTATACTGCGAGCAGGGCAAGTGGTTCGCTTTACAGATGATCTGGGTGAATTGAAAGAAGGCGTTATTACCAGCGGTTCTTTCTCTCCTACTTTAGGTTTCAGTATTGCGTTAGCGCGTGTCCCGAACGGAATTCAAGACAAAGCGATTGTTGAAATTCGACAGCGAGAAATGCCAGTTGAAGTGGTTAAACCGGGCTTTGTCCGCGAAGGTAACTGCTTAGTGTAATTTGGGCTAACCCAATGAATAAATTTAAAATGAGAGGCTAATGATGAGCAATACACCTAAAGAGTTAATGTATACCCGTGAGCATGAGTGGCTGCGTGATGAAGGCAATGGTGAATATACCGTTGGTATCACAGAACATGCGCAAGAAACGTTAGGGGATATGGTGTTTGTTGATTTACCTGAAGTGGGCAATATTGTCAGCGCAGGTGATGACGTAGCAGTGGTTGAGTCTGTTAAAGCTGCGTCTGATATCTATGCACCACTGAGCGGCGAAATTGTGGCAGTGAACAGTGAACTGAGCGATTCTCCAGAGCTGGTGAACGAACAGCCGTATCAAGAAGGTTGGATTTTCCGCATTAAAGCATCGGATACCGCAGAGTTGGCGGATTTGATTGATGCGGCTGGGTATAATTCTATGATTGAAGCTGAAGAATAGTTTATTCGTCATATTTTGTGTTGTGGCGGTGTTGGCTGCACTCGACAACTTGGGTCACATACTGGTGTATGCTCCCCAAGATTGTCTCGCTTGCCGCCTAGCCACAACGCAAACTATATAGAATAAACACCTTTTAGAGTGTTAAAAAAGACAATTAGTTAGAAACAAGAAACAAGAAACAAGAAACAAATCGCTACATCACTGATTTTGAGTGTTATCTCGCAAGTTCCGTAATAACCGCCCGACAACTTATGCATAGCAGACAAAGGATGGGAACACAGATATGTCGATGTCACTGAGTCAATTAGAAAACCGTTCAGAATTTATCTCGCGCCACATTGGTTCTTCAGAACAACAAATAAAAACCATGTTAGATACCGTGGGGGCGTCGTCGCTCGATAACCTAATGGATAAAATTGTGCCAAAGGCCATTTTACTTCCAGAGCCGCCAAGAGTAGGCGGCGGAGCCACCGAACAAGAAGCATTGGCGGAATTAAAAGCCATTGCATCGTTGAACAAACGCTACAAAAGTTATATTGGGATGGGTTATGCACCTGCTGTATTGCCCCCAGTTATTTTACGTAATTTACTGGAAAACCCAGGCTGGTACACCGCTTATACGCCTTATCAACCTGAAGTATCCCAAGGCCGCTTAGAATCTCTGCTCAATTTCCAACAGCTCACCATTGACTTAACTGGGTTAGACCTTGCCTCTGCATCATTACTGGATGAAGCCACGGCTGCGGCAGAAGCGATGGCGATGGCGAAACGCATTAGCAAATTAAAAAATGCAGAACGCTTCTTTGTGGCGGATGATGTTCACCCGCAAACCCTTGATGTGGTGCGCACACGTGCAGGAACTTTTGGCTTTGAAATTATTGTCGATAGTGCTGACAAAGTTTTAGAACATGAGGGCGTGTTTGGTGTGCTGTTACAACAAGTCGGCACAACAGGTAATGTCCATGATTACACTAAACTGCTTGCACAACTAAAAGAGCGCCAAATTGTCAGCTGCGTTGCGGCAGAAATGATGGCGCTTGTGCTATTAACTGCACCGGGTAAACAAGGTGCGGACATTGTTTTCGGTTCCGCGCAACGTTTTGGTGTACCGATGGGCTATGGCGGTCCACATGCGGCGTTTTTTGCTTGTCGCGATGAGTTTAAACGCGCCATGCCGGGTCGTATTATTGGTGTTTCTCGTGATGCGGCGGGCAATACTGCGTTACGTATGGCAATGCAAACCCGTGAACAACATATTCGCCGTGAAAAAGCGAACTCCAATATTTGTACTTCTCAAGTATTGCTGGCGAATATTGCCGCTATGTACGCGGTATATCATGGCCCTGAAGGGCTTAAATTGATTGCAGGGCGCATCCATCGCTTTACCTCTATTTTGGCGAAAGCATTAGCGGATGCGGGTTTCACATCACGCCATAAAACCTGGTTTGACACCTTAGCGATTGAAGTCGCAGACAAAACTGCAGTGTTAGCGCGAGCAGAAAAAGCGAAAATCAATTTACGTACAGATATTCGTGGCGCTGTAGGCCTCACACTAAGTGAAACAACCACTCGCCAAGACATCAATGAGTTATTCTCGGTAATAACCGGCTCTGATGACAAATTAAATTTTGAAAAGCTAGACCAGCAAGTGGCTGAAAATGAACAAGCCATCCCCGCAGCATTACAGCGTAAAGACGAAATCTTAGCGCATCCTAATTTCCACCGTTACCACAGCGAAACGGAAATGATGCGTTATATGCACAGCCTAGAGCGCAAAGATTTAGCGTTGAACCAAGCGATGATCCCGCTGGGTTCTTGCACGATGAAGCTCAATGCCGCAGCGGAAATGATCCCAATTACGTGGCCAGAATTCGGGGAATTACACCCATTCTGCCCTGCGGATCAAGCGCAAGGTTATCATCAAATGATTGAGCAGCTCTCTCATTGGTTGGTGCAATTAACTGGTTACGATGCAGTTTGCATGCAGCCAAACTCAGGCGCACAAGGGGAATATGCTGGCCTGTTAGCGATTCGTCGTTACCATGAAAGCCGCAATGAAGGCGCGCGTAATATTTGTTTGATCCCTGCATCTGCACACGGAACTAACCCGGCCTCTGCCCATATGGCGGGAATGGAGGTGGTGGTGGTGCGCTGTGATGATGAAGGTAATATTGATTTAACGGATTTACGTGAAAAAGCGCAGCAGCACGGCAACGATTTATCCTGTGTGATGGTCACTTATCCATCAACGCATGGGGTGTACGAAGAAAGCATTCGCGAAGTGTGTGAAATCATTCACCAATATGGCGGGCAAGTGTATCTTGATGGTGCAAATATGAATGCGCAGGTTGGGTTGACTACACCAGGCTTTATTGGCGCGGATGTTTCTCACCTTAATTTACATAAAACGTTCTGCATCCCACACGGTGGCGGCGGTCCAGGCATGGGGCCTATTGGTGTGAAAAAGCATCTCGCACCATTTGTGCCAGGGCATTCCGTGGTTGAATTAGATATGGTTACTGACCAAGGCGCAGTTTCCGCGGCACCGTTTGGTAGTGCGTCAATCTTACCTATTAGCTGGATGTATATTCGCATGATGGGCTCGTATGGTTTAAGAAAGGCAAGCCAAGTGGCGATTTTGAATGCGAACTATATCGCTCAGCGCCTTGCGGGTCGTTATGACATTCTGTACACAGGGCAAGAAGGCTATGTGGCTCACGAATGTATCGTCGATTTACGTCCCATCAAGAAAGATACTGGGATCAGCGAATTAGATATTGCTAAGCGTTTGATTGACTATGGCTTCCATGCACCAACGATGTCTTTCCCAGTCGCTGGGACATTGATGATTGAGCCGACTGAGTCTGAAAGTATCACAGAAATCAATCGTTTCATTGACGCGATGTTAGCGATACGTGATGAAATTGACCAAGTAGTTGAAGGTAAATGGACGTTAGAGGATAACCCACTGGTGAATTCCCCTCATGTGCAAACTGAGTTGGCGAGTGACTGGCCACACGCATATAGCCGCGAGCTAGCAGTATTCCCAACAGAACAAACCAAAGCAAATAAATATTGGCCAGCGGTAAAACGCCTTGATGATGTCTATGGCGACCGTCATTTACATTGTTCATGTGTGCCGATTGACGAGTATATGTAATAGTTTGAATTGGCAAACTAGATATATTTAGTTGGGTTAATATTAGGCTTGCTTCCTTTTTCATTGGGGCAAGCCTTTTTATTCTTCTATCGTTTAACCAGAATATTGGTCAATACCGGTATAACTGTTGCCTTGGTAAAGTTTTTCAACCTCACCCGTTGTTATATTAGCTTGATAAACGCCACCATGGAGATCGGCGATATACATCAGCTGCGCCGATTTATCATAAGTTAGTCCTATTGCTTCTTTGAATCCTCGGCTGATCACGCGGTGATCCGTGAGCCCGTGAAGGGTTATATTGGCACAGTTTAGGCTATTTCCATCAGGTTCAGCCCCTCTATCAGTCCAATATAAAATATTGGCTTCTTCATCGAGTAATAAATCGATAGGTTCAGGTAAATTAGCCAAAAGTAACTGAATATCACTGCGGCTTTCTGGGGATTGCGGATTTTTTTGTCTTAATGGTGCCCTAAAAATACGACCTAAATTCCCCTTAGGTGTTCCTTTTTGCGTCCAGTAAATCCAATTATTTTTTAGGTCAATAGCAATGCCTACGCATTGTTCAAGTATATCAACCTGATCATTTTCATCTCGCGGCCTAGCAATGTGGGTGATTAGATCGGAACCATTAATGCTGCAGGAGGAAACCATTCCACCTTCACGATCGCACCAATATAACCGTTGATTGAGCAGATCGAGTTGTAATTGTTTGGGGGTTCTTATCGCCCCTTTACCTAATAGCATTTTGCTATTGCTACCATCAAAACGCATAACATTGATTGAGCCATCATTTTCATCAAAATTCTCCCCCATATTGCTCCAATAGATTAAGTGATTATCAGGATCAACGGCGATACCATCAGGTGTACCGCCGAGGCCTTCAATGAGAGGCATTAGGTGATGAGTCGACTTATTGAACTGAACAATAGAAAGGGCATGAATATCAAGCAATAACAAATAAGGGGAAGCATTTTTATTGTCTTTTGGCATATTTGACCTCATTGACAGCGAATAAAAACTACATAAAAGATAAATTACTAGGAAATTATTTATCTAAGTATAATTTAATTTAATAGATTGCTATTAATTAGGTTAGTTTCATTTAAGGGGAGGTAAGTGAAGAGATGCTTTCAGGGTTAGGCTAAAGCGACAGAAAAGCCGCTTTAGCCTCTTAATTAAAGCAGCCAACCTTTTTGTTGAGCAAGCTCTAATTGTTGCTTAAGTTGTTGGTAAAACTCAGGAAGAATTTGCTCAATGTAATCACATTTGCTGAGTACTTGTTCGAGGCGAATATGGTTTTCGACCCAGCTTTGCCCTTGATTGTGCAAATTCATCAGCATTGGCATTGCTCTATCAATCGCATTCGCATAGACCGACTCAGGGGTTTCTAATGCATCATATTCATTCCACAGCGCCAACAATGTTGAGTTTTGTGGACTAGGAAGAAGGTTAAAAATACGGTTTGCGGCTTTGACTTCTTCTGCATGAATAGCATCACGAGCAGCATTATCGAAAACCAATACATCACCCGCATCAATTTCAACAATGTCATGCACGAGAGCAAGTTTAATTGCATGTTCAATATTTACGCCTTGAACATAAGGCGCAAAACTCATTGCTGCAACGGCAAATTGCCAGCTGTGTTCCGCCGTATTTTCGTGGCGTTCACGGTTGAGCAACTTATTTTTACGGTAAACACTTTTTAGTTTATCCAGTTCCATTAAAAATTGGACGACTTCAGTAAAAGCCCCAAAATTGACCACCTCAGAGGGCTTGTTACTTAATGCAGATGACATAAAAACCTCAATTAATGTTCTTCTTCTAATGAATAAGGTAAAGCTGCAATGGTTAAATGGCTTTGTTCATCACTCATGACACGAAAAACGCTGTCAGCTTCCATATCGTTATTCATAATGATTTGCACATAAATTTCGCCATTACCTAGGCGCACAGCGGCAAGGACAGTGCCTGTACGGCGCCATTTGTCACCTAATTGCCATTCAAGACCTTCGCCAATGACTGGAAGTGTTGTGCCAGTGCCTTTTAGTAAATACATTGCACGTTTATTGGCACCACGGAATTTTGCTCGAGCCACCATTTCTTGGCCGGTATAACAGCCTTTTTTAAAGCTGATCCCATGAGGAAGTGCTTGCAGATTTGTGGCTTGTGGTAGGTGCTGTGCGCTGTTTTCTTGATCGATAACGGCGAAGCCTGCTTCAAGATCTAACGCGAGCCATTGGTCATCATTGACTTGAGCAGCACCTAATATTTCAGACATTCTTTGTGCTATTTCTTCTGTCGATATCACTAAAAAACGTTCCGCAGGTAATGAAAAGTGCAACAACGTGGAATCACCCTCAGAGACAACTTGGTTTTGCTCATCAGGTAACGTGGTAAACAACGTTGCAAGCGCTTCTCTCGCCCCTTTTCCTGCGACACCCAGTAATCTCAATTCAGGTTTTTTCTCAAACGAAACCTTAGAAAAAACCGCATATTTTTTGAGCTCAGCTAATTGTGAATCTGCGACGCTGCGCCTAAGCAAATAAGAAAAACCATCTAAATGATGGAATAGGCGTAGGTCACTCCACATTTTGCCTTTGGGGTCACAGTGTGCCGTTAAGGTATGCATTTGTGCCAGTGTCGCAATATCTGCTGTCACTTGGCCTTGCAGGTATTTTTCTGCATCGAGGCCTGTAAGATGAATAAGTTCCCAGTTTTCCAGTGAAATCAAAACAAGTGGTAAAGACTGAGATTCAAGGGGAAATTGCTGTGTACTATCAATGTGGGTAGTCATGATTTCACCTGTTGTTCTTTGATAGATAAAGGTGCTTAATGGTAAAATAGCTAGATAACATTGCAAGTAGTTATTATGATGCCGCTTGCATTATCTCGGATTTTTTTAGCATCTGTTTGTAGAAAAACGGCATTTTACTACTAAAATTACAACTATGTAGTCTATGACATGTTTTCTTCGTAGATAATCTGTTAGAGTATTGAAAATAATCAATCTTATCAGTTAACTGCAACAAAAGGTCGTAGTGGAATGGATATTGAGAATAAAGCACGAATTCATTGGGCTTGTCGTCGTGGAATGCGTGAGCTAGATATTTCAATCATGCCTTTTTTTGAGTATGAGTTCGATGGCTTAACGGTAGAAGACAAACACATTTTTGTTCGTTTATTAGAGTGCGCGGATCCAGACTTATTCAATTGGTTAATGAATCATGGTCGTCCAGAGGATGACGAGCTGTTCCGTATGGTTAAACTCATTCAGGAAAAAAATAAAAATCGTGGTCCTGTGGAAATCTAATCTTGCCATTTCATGGAAGACACAATTTTTTACTACCTGTGTTCATGGCGCAGTCGGCATGTTTTTGCTGCTTGCACCATGGTCACAAGGTAATTCCGTGTTTTGGCTGCCATTACTCGTTGTGGTGGTGGCAAGTTGGGCTAAAAGCCAAAAAAATATCAGCAAAATAAAAGGCGTTGCTGTGCTGGTTAATGGCAATAAGGTTCAATGGAAGAAAAACGAATGGAATATCGTGAGAACGCCATGGCTGAGCCGTTATGGTGTATTACTTACACTAGAAGCTTTGCAAGGGAAGGCGCAAAGAATTCATTTGTGGGTCGCGAGGGATTCAGTTTCAGAAGAAAACTGGCGGAATCTCAATCAACTATTGCTCCAATATCCAGATATCTAGCATTATAAAGCGTCAATTAGGAACAATGTTTACCGCCAGAATTGCGCCTTAGAGAGACGCTTCAATTTCTTGTAGAATTTGCACGCACCACTGGGCAATGCGCTCATCAGTTTGTTCGAACTGATGGACTTCATCGAGTGCAAGCCCGACAAACATGTCTCCTGCTTCATTCAAGGGTTTTGGACTATCAAAGGTGTAACCTTCAGTTGGCCAAAAACCGATAAACTGCACGCCAGTAGGTTTAAGTTGATGGTAAAGCAGCCCAAGTGCATCAAGGAACCACTCACTGTAATCTATCTGGTCGCCTAGCCCATACATAGCAACAATTTTGCCAGTTAAATTAAGGTTGGGAAGCGCATCCCAAATTTCTAGCCAGTCTTCCTGTATTTCACCAAAATCCCACGTAGGTATTCCCAAAATCAGAATATCATACTGTTCCATTTCACTGGGTGGGGTATCGTTAACATTATGCAGTGTGACAAAATCATCACCGAGAATATCACGTATTTTTTCAGCAACCATTTCGGTATAACAGGTGCTAGAACCGTAAAAAAGACCTATTTTCATATATTATTACTACGTCCAGCTAGGGTTTTGATGACAAGAGGGGTATTGTAACAGATGGACCC
The window above is part of the Providencia sp. R33 genome. Proteins encoded here:
- the gcvT gene encoding glycine cleavage system aminomethyltransferase GcvT; this translates as MVKQTTLYDEHIACGAKMVDFHGWMMPLHYGSQINEHNIVRTDAGMFDVSHMTIVDLHGSGCRDFLRYLLANDINKLTEQGKALYTGMLNASGGVIDDLIVYYFADDFYRLVVNSATREKDLAWIEQHASGYAVEIQVRDDLALLAVQGPKAPEKVHSLLTPEQNQAIDGMKPFYGVQTGDLFIATTGYTGEKGYEIAMPKEQVIDFWHKLLKAGVHPAGLGARDTLRLEAGMNLYGQDMDESISPLAANMGWTIAWKPEDRQFIGREALEKLREQGTEKLVGIVMRDKGILRAGQVVRFTDDLGELKEGVITSGSFSPTLGFSIALARVPNGIQDKAIVEIRQREMPVEVVKPGFVREGNCLV
- the gcvH gene encoding glycine cleavage system protein GcvH, which gives rise to MSNTPKELMYTREHEWLRDEGNGEYTVGITEHAQETLGDMVFVDLPEVGNIVSAGDDVAVVESVKAASDIYAPLSGEIVAVNSELSDSPELVNEQPYQEGWIFRIKASDTAELADLIDAAGYNSMIEAEE
- the gcvP gene encoding aminomethyl-transferring glycine dehydrogenase; the protein is MSMSLSQLENRSEFISRHIGSSEQQIKTMLDTVGASSLDNLMDKIVPKAILLPEPPRVGGGATEQEALAELKAIASLNKRYKSYIGMGYAPAVLPPVILRNLLENPGWYTAYTPYQPEVSQGRLESLLNFQQLTIDLTGLDLASASLLDEATAAAEAMAMAKRISKLKNAERFFVADDVHPQTLDVVRTRAGTFGFEIIVDSADKVLEHEGVFGVLLQQVGTTGNVHDYTKLLAQLKERQIVSCVAAEMMALVLLTAPGKQGADIVFGSAQRFGVPMGYGGPHAAFFACRDEFKRAMPGRIIGVSRDAAGNTALRMAMQTREQHIRREKANSNICTSQVLLANIAAMYAVYHGPEGLKLIAGRIHRFTSILAKALADAGFTSRHKTWFDTLAIEVADKTAVLARAEKAKINLRTDIRGAVGLTLSETTTRQDINELFSVITGSDDKLNFEKLDQQVAENEQAIPAALQRKDEILAHPNFHRYHSETEMMRYMHSLERKDLALNQAMIPLGSCTMKLNAAAEMIPITWPEFGELHPFCPADQAQGYHQMIEQLSHWLVQLTGYDAVCMQPNSGAQGEYAGLLAIRRYHESRNEGARNICLIPASAHGTNPASAHMAGMEVVVVRCDDEGNIDLTDLREKAQQHGNDLSCVMVTYPSTHGVYEESIREVCEIIHQYGGQVYLDGANMNAQVGLTTPGFIGADVSHLNLHKTFCIPHGGGGPGMGPIGVKKHLAPFVPGHSVVELDMVTDQGAVSAAPFGSASILPISWMYIRMMGSYGLRKASQVAILNANYIAQRLAGRYDILYTGQEGYVAHECIVDLRPIKKDTGISELDIAKRLIDYGFHAPTMSFPVAGTLMIEPTESESITEINRFIDAMLAIRDEIDQVVEGKWTLEDNPLVNSPHVQTELASDWPHAYSRELAVFPTEQTKANKYWPAVKRLDDVYGDRHLHCSCVPIDEYM
- a CDS encoding YncE family protein — its product is MPKDNKNASPYLLLLDIHALSIVQFNKSTHHLMPLIEGLGGTPDGIAVDPDNHLIYWSNMGENFDENDGSINVMRFDGSNSKMLLGKGAIRTPKQLQLDLLNQRLYWCDREGGMVSSCSINGSDLITHIARPRDENDQVDILEQCVGIAIDLKNNWIYWTQKGTPKGNLGRIFRAPLRQKNPQSPESRSDIQLLLANLPEPIDLLLDEEANILYWTDRGAEPDGNSLNCANITLHGLTDHRVISRGFKEAIGLTYDKSAQLMYIADLHGGVYQANITTGEVEKLYQGNSYTGIDQYSG
- a CDS encoding HD domain-containing protein — protein: MSSALSNKPSEVVNFGAFTEVVQFLMELDKLKSVYRKNKLLNRERHENTAEHSWQFAVAAMSFAPYVQGVNIEHAIKLALVHDIVEIDAGDVLVFDNAARDAIHAEEVKAANRIFNLLPSPQNSTLLALWNEYDALETPESVYANAIDRAMPMLMNLHNQGQSWVENHIRLEQVLSKCDYIEQILPEFYQQLKQQLELAQQKGWLL
- the ygfZ gene encoding tRNA-modifying protein YgfZ, with the protein product MTTHIDSTQQFPLESQSLPLVLISLENWELIHLTGLDAEKYLQGQVTADIATLAQMHTLTAHCDPKGKMWSDLRLFHHLDGFSYLLRRSVADSQLAELKKYAVFSKVSFEKKPELRLLGVAGKGAREALATLFTTLPDEQNQVVSEGDSTLLHFSLPAERFLVISTEEIAQRMSEILGAAQVNDDQWLALDLEAGFAVIDQENSAQHLPQATNLQALPHGISFKKGCYTGQEMVARAKFRGANKRAMYLLKGTGTTLPVIGEGLEWQLGDKWRRTGTVLAAVRLGNGEIYVQIIMNNDMEADSVFRVMSDEQSHLTIAALPYSLEEEH
- the sdhE gene encoding FAD assembly factor SdhE, producing MDIENKARIHWACRRGMRELDISIMPFFEYEFDGLTVEDKHIFVRLLECADPDLFNWLMNHGRPEDDELFRMVKLIQEKNKNRGPVEI
- a CDS encoding protein YgfX, with the translated sequence MTSCSVWLNSFRKKIKIVVLWKSNLAISWKTQFFTTCVHGAVGMFLLLAPWSQGNSVFWLPLLVVVVASWAKSQKNISKIKGVAVLVNGNKVQWKKNEWNIVRTPWLSRYGVLLTLEALQGKAQRIHLWVARDSVSEENWRNLNQLLLQYPDI
- the fldB gene encoding flavodoxin FldB, with the translated sequence MKIGLFYGSSTCYTEMVAEKIRDILGDDFVTLHNVNDTPPSEMEQYDILILGIPTWDFGEIQEDWLEIWDALPNLNLTGKIVAMYGLGDQIDYSEWFLDALGLLYHQLKPTGVQFIGFWPTEGYTFDSPKPLNEAGDMFVGLALDEVHQFEQTDERIAQWCVQILQEIEASL